CAGCGATCTTCTGTTAgctgatgctgaaatttggtttatgctgatgcttatgctaaaatgttgtaagatAAAAAACATTGTTCTATGGCTGAAAatgaataagctcaagcgaacagggcaaagcTGGTTTGGCTGTAATTTACTTGCACATAGGACTATGATTTCGTTCAGTAATCAGTAGTGTTTATATGTGTACTCTGTGTTTATATGAATTCCACACCTTATATAATCTCGTGGGTTTAGCAGTAAAGTACTCTACTCTCATGTATGTGCAAAGGTTGCCCCATTACCTGTCCATATCCTGAGCTCAAGTGCCTTATATTAAATGACTGCTGCTATCTTCAGTTAGCTATTCTCATTTCCAGCTATGCTATCATATGCCATGTCTAGTAATATCATTTGCCTTATCATATGCACAGTTGATAGAAACACTGCACCACTTGATCTTATTAACACGATTGTTTAGTGTTTCAACTAACATAATGGTTTTGCTTTAAAGGTTTAAGTTTGAGTTGCTTCCCTTATTGCTGGGACTGACAACCGCTGCGCATTGATGGAGGATTGGATGCTTCCCTCACCCAGCCCAAGAACACTGATGCCAAGCTTCTTCAGCGAAGAATTCAGCTCCGCTCCATTCTCCAACATCTTCGGTGACGATAGAAGCAACAAACCACTGGATGAAATTGAGAAGAGTAAATCTTTCATTGGTTCGAGTGCTCAAGAAACCTCTCAAGATATGAAAGACCATCCACAGACTGAATCaaacctttttggcgcaaatcaGAAATCAACCTCTCCTGGAGGTCTTGCAGAGAGGATGGCCGCAAGAGTGGGTTTTGGTGTCCTGAAAATTGACACGTCCCGTGTCAGTTCATCTGGTGCACCAATCCGGTCTCCTGTGACAATTCCTCCTGGTGTGAGCCCAAGGGAACTTCTTGAGTCACCGGTTTTCCTTCCAAATGCCATTGTAAGTGTCTGTATTCATCGTGTGATTTTTGTCTGGGTGATACTGTGAAGGATAGGCTGGCCAATAGCTTCGAACTATATTCTAACCTGATAATCTAATTGGTTGTTTTTTTACCACTTTCCAATGTCTTATTGCGAAGGTGGAATTTtcgaagaagaaaaaaaggtgaACCAATCTTTATTATCTGAACATTCCGTAACTGTTTATATCTCTGCAGTCGCAACCTTCTCCTACCACTGGTAAATTGCCATTCCTGATGCCTAATAATTTTAAATCAACAATGCCGTCCGTCCCCGAGAAGTCTGAAGATCACTCACATGAAGATTCTGCGTTTTTCTTCCAGCCCATTTTGAGGTCTAAACCATCAACCTTATGGACTGCAGAGAAGGTAATTTGCCTGATCACCTATTTATTGCCATTGCTATTTCTTATAAttgcattttcttttttttttctactaATTCAATCTGCAAAAGCATATCTAGCAGTTAATAATGCACTTATTTATTGCCATTGCTATTTCTTATAAttgcatttttatttttattttctactAATTCAATCTGCAAAAGCATATCTAGCAGTTAATAATGCACTTGCCTTGATGAATTTGCACTGTCAGGGGTCAAGTGTTGTTCACCAAACCCAGTCCTTAGCGAAGGATAGTCAGGAGTTAAATCTTCATGCTAACCCAACTGCGACCAAGCATGAAACTGAGGAAAATCTAGTTAAACCTAAGACATATGATTCCATGTTTGATAATGATCATCCTTCCCCTGACGTTGAGCCAGAACAGAGCGAGGAAATCCAAAATGGGGAAGATTCTTCAGCTCCAGTCACTGGCACCGCCGAGGATGGATATAACTGGAGAAAATATGGAGAAAAGCAAGTGAAGAACAGTCAACATCCAAGGAGCTACTACAAATGCACTCACCCAAAATGCCCTGTCAAGAAAATGGTGGAGCCTTCTCTAGAAGGTCATATAACGGAGATAGTCTACAGAGGTTCTCATAGTCACCCACTGCCGCTTCCCAACCGCCGTCCAAGTGTCCCTTTGTCGCAATTCAATGATTCAGAAGCTGATGGTCTGGAGAACTTCAGTTCCAAGCCTGGGCCTGGCTATAACTCAGCAACTTCACAGGGAATTGCTCCGAATGGCCAGTTCCAAGATGCGCACAGCGGAGCTCTTGAAACAAAACTGTCTGGCTCTCTTACTACAACCGAGATTGCTGACACGTCTGTTTTGGAGTCTATGGATGTCTCATCAACACTCTCCTCCAATGAGAAGGGTAATAGGGCAATGCATTGTGCTGTTTCTTCAACCAATGGCATGAACGAAGACGAGACTGAATCTAAAAGAAGGTTGGACCTTGTTACCAAGTACATAATTCTAGCTACCATCCTAGTCAACGAATTCTCATTTGTTCCTTTGACTCTTTTCCAGGAAAATGGAGGTTTCTGCCGCTACTAACACTAGCAACACTGGCATTGATATGGCGGCTATGGCATCAAGGGCTTCCCGGGAGCCTCGGATTGTTGTGCAAACAACAAGCGAGGTCGACATCCTTGACGATGGCTACCGCTGGCGCAAGTATGGGCAGAAAGTTGTGAAAGGCAACCCAAACCCAAGGTCAGTCTTGGTGCCAATTTCCGTCTGACTCATCCTTTATCAGGAAACCAAGTGGAATTTTAGCCTCTTCAATTGTTCAACACACCCTTCTATTTGCATATAGGAGCTACTATAAATGCACTTATGCGGGCTGCTCAGTGCGCAAGCATGTGGAGAGGGCCTCGAACGATCTCAAGTCCGTGATCACGACGTATGAGGGGAAACACAACCATGAAGTTCCAGCTGCCAGGAACAGCAATGGGCATCCGACCTCTGGCTCCGGTGCTGCGCCACAGGGTAGCGGCCTTCACCGGAGGCCAGAGCCTCCACAATTCAGCATGCCTCAATTGAGCGGTGCTGCTGCTGCCTACGGCTCACTCTGTCTCCCACCACAACTCAGTGCAGCTGCAGCTTCTGGGGGTTTCTCCTTCGGAATGCTGCCTTCTGGCATGGCAATGCCGGTACCATCTCTGGGCAACTTCATGCCAGCGCAGGTGCCTGACCATGGATCGCCAATGCAGGGCTGCACAGGCCTCATGCTGCAAAGAGGCGAGGCGAAGGTGAACCCAGAGCAGCAGTCCGGATTACCGGTGGCGAATGGGAATGCCTCGGCAACTTACCAGCAGCTCATGGGCAGGTGGTCTCAGGATCATCAGATGTAAATACTCCAGCAGGGACAGAGATGAAGAGATAGGATTTGTTATTTGCTTGTGTACATAAACAATGTCATTGCTCAGTGGTTTCTTCTACCGTAGCTCCTTTGTTTGCTTTCAGCCTTTAGTACAGAAGATTATTCTGATAATAGTaaggagggagagagggaaagGGGAAGGGATGAACTTGGGTCATCAGGCTTTGCTGTTGTGTTCATTGAATTATTCAGACTAGGGTCCTGGAGTAGTAACTAGCTTCAATATCTGCTCTTTCGCAGTGATGTGACCATTCAAAGACAGACCATCCCATAAATCAGTCAGCATTTTGCTGGTCGTtttcttttttaataaaaaagcACTAATTATGTGATTGATTGACCTTCGCTTGTCCACGTCCTGAGTTGTTTGCAAGTCGAGTTCACAGTTCAGCTAGGAGTTGAACAATAATCAGTTCAGATGGCACTGCAGCTCAAGTCACCGGAGTCAGGCATGATTCAAGGCACACAGGAAATACTGCCTGCTAGCAACAGGAAATTCAAAAGCAGATGCGTAGGAAGTAGTGGGAAGCTTACGGTGGCTGTTTCTAACTGTGATCAGATTCTAAAATGGTGCATTAAGAATGAAACATCACAATAACTTTGATGACTAGTGATTTGAGTTTCTAAACTTGTGATCAACAAATTATTCTTGAATCTTGGTGATCCAATATGTGTTATGTGTAAGAAAAGGCATTGATGGATGCCTAACTCGATCCAGCATTATATACGACGTAAACATTTTATTCACAGATGAAGCATGCATATGTTAATATGTAACATACAAAAACTTACTCTCAACTTGTGGTTAACAAAAACAATAATAAAGTAGTCTAATAGGACGCCCCCAGTGCAGAACACTATGATTTCAAGAAAATAAGTTAACCAATTTGAACACTCTAACCATCTAAGGAGGCAAGACATAATTGGTTTATCGATCATCATGTGCATCACTTTGGGACCCCTTGCCCAAATATTAATGTAGCTCTTAACTTGAGCACATCAAAGAGAGTTCTGCAGGGACATATATATAAGTTTTAACCCTGAAACATATACCAGTGCGAGTGCGCACAGATCAAGCAATGAACTTATTTTTTTACTTTTCTGAGGAAGAAATATCAAGCAATGAACTAGTAGTAGAGCAAATATAAATGAATGTGGCAAGAAGATACACAGAGGCGATTTACCAGCGAATGAGTCCAAAGCAAACACATTGAGCAGGACGGAAACCCCATAACATAATTCTGAAGCAGAATAGCCATTAGCCAGAGATgagatgaggacgaggcatggacGCATGAACATGGTATACCTGAGGAGATCGCTCGCGGCAGCTCCCAATCGCGGACGAATCGGTTGGCAATGCCGTACTCGCGGGGAGGCGCCACCAGGTGGTAGCGTTCGCAGTCGACAACTTTGCGGGCGGGCACGTCGACGGCGAAGAGGTGGTCCTCGAGGAAGGAGTAGACGACGGCGGGGTTGTGGGGGTGGATGAGCGCGAGCACGGGAGCCGTCTTTGGGAGGCCAGTGGCCTTGTAGGTGTCGTCGGCCCAGACGTCGGCGAAGGTGGCCTGGTGCTCCAGCGTCCACTCCGTGGCGTCCGGATCGCGCAGCGTCCAGACGGTGACCTTGTTGGGAGCGCCTCCGCGgcggtaggtgtcgacgaagcgcaGGCTGCCAGCGCTGACCCCGACGTAGCGGAGCTGATCGAGCACCCCCCAGGCCTCCCTGCTCTTGAGCACGCATGGGCGGGGCAGCGGGACGAAGCCGAGCACGGGGTCGTCGGCGAAGGGGTCGGCGGTGAGGACGCCCCAGGAGTAGTCGGCCCACCAGAGCCTGCCGTGGTGGGCGAGCGTGCGGAGCGGCGCGAGCACGCGCACTGGGAGCGGGTAGCGCACGCGCTTGTTGACCCACTCGCCGACGTCGGAGGCGAAGCAGCGGAGGTCGGTCTTGTCCGTGCCCATGAAGGGCAGGAGCTCGGCGACCACGTCGGAGGCGAAGAAGCGGAGGTCGGCCGAGGCGGAGGCGGCCCCTGGGGGTCGGCCGAGCTGGAGCTTAGCCTCGGGAGTCGGCTGAAGCGAAGCCAGCCTCAGACGTTGGACGAGGCGAAGCCCATACTGAgcggtcggacgagacggaacccaTCCTGGGGGGTCCAACGAGGCGGAGTCAACCCTCGGAGGTCAACGAGACGGGGGCCATGGTCTTGGGTcgaacgagacggagcccgtagtACATCTCGGATAACCAACgtcgatggttattagctcctcctctatgGGTACCATAATATTGGTCTTCGACAAATACAATTATGGAAAACGTGCTAGCCAAACTTACTCATAtttaaccaagtttatagtaaatagtattagcatttatgtctcgaaataaatttattatgaaaatatattctataactaatctaatgatacttattttgtctcACAAgtgtgttagataatctactgcttccttatgTGAACACACGGCAGGGAAGGCGACGCTGAAAAGGCCCCCTAGTGTGGTACTCTAGTCGTTGCAGAGACAGGCactgaacggctcacctgccgtactgtagccacagcagtggCTGGCGtcagagtcagccctgctgtgttatctagtcactgtagctaaagatggcaacggggacccgatccccgattccccgcggggaattcccctattaggggccggggatggagtcaaatatgcccccacggggatctaaacggggagaaaacgtcccccgtcgggtttggcggggacgggtctgggggagcattccccgtccccgatacccgcatccccgccccgtttatatacaggctttgctctctttcctgatggcccaaccagcctacgaaggcccaatgtcttctgagtatatataacagcaataaccctagttctacacctttgtgatgattaatatcctgcttcttgctatttagctatttttggattgtgattcgtggtgtactctaatattgtgtcgatgaactcatgtgaatgatgattAATTAACATGAATGGTGATGAACAAATGCGGGGACGGTGATCCCCGACGGGGATTTTTCCCCTCGCGGGGGCGGGGATGGGGGAGAAATCGTCCCCGTGAgctttggcggggacggggacggggatattttctccccgcggggacggggatgggaaggcaacctccgacggggaattccccgttgccatctttaactgtagcagcatgacagttatactaggactagatgaatagagttgtatatatagtttgccactgcaactcagtaaagagagcgagttcagatttatcatctcctatacagagctccgtccaacgctggtgtctctgctgtgtgtgtatgctctgttttccctcccttcttctacctccagcgatagtgtgtggtcggacaacgtctgTCATGGTCGACAAGACTGGT
This DNA window, taken from Miscanthus floridulus cultivar M001 chromosome 13, ASM1932011v1, whole genome shotgun sequence, encodes the following:
- the LOC136500630 gene encoding probable WRKY transcription factor 2, which gives rise to MEDWMLPSPSPRTLMPSFFSEEFSSAPFSNIFGDDRSNKPLDEIEKSKSFIGSSAQETSQDMKDHPQTESNLFGANQKSTSPGGLAERMAARVGFGVLKIDTSRVSSSGAPIRSPVTIPPGVSPRELLESPVFLPNAISQPSPTTGKLPFLMPNNFKSTMPSVPEKSEDHSHEDSAFFFQPILRSKPSTLWTAEKGSSVVHQTQSLAKDSQELNLHANPTATKHETEENLVKPKTYDSMFDNDHPSPDVEPEQSEEIQNGEDSSAPVTGTAEDGYNWRKYGEKQVKNSQHPRSYYKCTHPKCPVKKMVEPSLEGHITEIVYRGSHSHPLPLPNRRPSVPLSQFNDSEADGLENFSSKPGPGYNSATSQGIAPNGQFQDAHSGALETKLSGSLTTTEIADTSVLESMDVSSTLSSNEKGNRAMHCAVSSTNGMNEDETESKRRKMEVSAATNTSNTGIDMAAMASRASREPRIVVQTTSEVDILDDGYRWRKYGQKVVKGNPNPRSYYKCTYAGCSVRKHVERASNDLKSVITTYEGKHNHEVPAARNSNGHPTSGSGAAPQGSGLHRRPEPPQFSMPQLSGAAAAYGSLCLPPQLSAAAASGGFSFGMLPSGMAMPVPSLGNFMPAQVPDHGSPMQGCTGLMLQRGEAKVNPEQQSGLPVANGNASATYQQLMGRWSQDHQM
- the LOC136500253 gene encoding uncharacterized protein, which codes for MGSVSSDRSPTPEAKLQLGRPPGAASASADLRFFASDVVAELLPFMGTDKTDLRCFASDVGEWVNKRVRYPLPVRVLAPLRTLAHHGRLWWADYSWGVLTADPFADDPVLGFVPLPRPCVLKSREAWGVLDQLRYVGVSAGSLRFVDTYRRGGAPNKVTVWTLRDPDATEWTLEHQATFADVWADDTYKATGLPKTAPVLALIHPHNPAVVYSFLEDHLFAVDVPARKVVDCERYHLVAPPREYGIANRFVRDWELPRAISSVFCTGGVLLDYFIIVFVNHKLRNLITVRNSHRKLPTTSYASAFEFPVASRQYFLCALNHA